One Anser cygnoides isolate HZ-2024a breed goose chromosome 4, Taihu_goose_T2T_genome, whole genome shotgun sequence genomic region harbors:
- the ADAMTS3 gene encoding A disintegrin and metalloproteinase with thrombospondin motifs 3 isoform X4, which produces MESAACQESLTGGLGDLSSLYSSVEQQVNETLRRRRHAGDDDYNIEVLLGVDDSVVRFHGKEHVQNYLLTLMNIVNEIYHDESLGVHINVVLVRMIMLGYAKSISLIERGNPSRSLENVCRWAYQQQKSDPNHSEHHDHAIFLTRQDFGPAGMQGYAPVTGMCHPVRSCTLNHEDGFSSAFVVAHETGHVLGMEHDGQGNRCGDETAMGSVMAPLVQAAFHRYHWSRCSGQELKRYIHSYDCLLDDPFEHDWPKLPELPGINYSMDEQCRFDFGVGYKMCTAFRTFDPCKQLWCSHPDNPYFCKTKKGPPLDGTECAPGKWCYKGHCMWKNANQLKQDGNWGPWTKFGSCSRTCGTGVRFRTRQCNNPMEPGSFLKNSRISRGKPVENHPTKDLADVPINGGEDCAGVNFEFQLCNTEECPKHFEDFRAQQCQQRNSHFEYQNSKHHWLPYEHPDSNKRCHLYCQSKETGDVAYMKQLAHDGTRCSYKDPYSICVRGECVKVGCDKEIGSNKAEDKCGVCGGDNSHCRTVKGTFTRTPKKLGYLKMFDIPPGARHVFIQEDEASPHFLAIKNQATGHYILNGKGEEARSRSFIDLGVEWEYNIEDDIETLHTDGPLHDAVVVLIIPRENDTRSSLTYKYIIHEDSVPTINSNNVLQEEIDTFEWALKSWSQCSKPCGGGFQYTKYGCRRKSDNKMVHRSFCEASKKPKPIRRMCNLQECTQPLWSADEWEYCTKTCGNSGYQIRTVRCIQPLHDGANRSVHFKYCSGDRPESRRPCNRVPCPAQWKAGPWSECSVTCGEGTETRQIICRAGDHCDGEKPESVRTCKLAPCNDEPCMGDKSIFCQMEVLARYCSIPGYNKLCCESCSKRSSTLPPPFLTEAAETEEEALFDHSDLPRALAMPTPSVPRYAELLPGRSSLGRLRFAEEDADTRVSPSNTKPKGAEFLRWRVPQASKTSRLFAFLHQPPANSSSLGPRNALALAAAVPVVPLNNTMVGAPSPSRTSRKGEKHVDKGWPSRSSTVER; this is translated from the exons gtgaATGAAATTTACCATGATGAATCCCTGGGTGTTCATATAAATGTTGTATTGGTCCGAATGATCATGTTGGGGTATGCAAAG tccaTTAGCTTGATTGAAAGGGGGAATCCCTCGAGAAGCCTGGAAAATGTTTGTCGCTGGGCGTATCAGCAGCAGAAGTCAGACCCCAATCATTCAGAGCACCACGATCATGCCATCTTTTTGACAAGGCAAGATTTTGGGCCTGCTGGTATGCAAG GATATGCTCCTGTTACTGGCATGTGTCACCCGGTTCGAAGCTGTACTCTCAACCATGAGGATGGCTTTTCAtcagcttttgttgttgctcaTGAAACTGGTCACGT GCTAGGAATGGAGCACGATGGTCAAGGGAACAGATGTGGGGATGAGACAGCAATGGGGAGCGTTATGGCTCCCTTGGTGCAGGCTGCCTTTCATCGTTACCACTGGTCCAGATGCAGCGGCCAAGAACTCAAAAGATACATACA CTCCTACGACTGTCTTCTCGATGACCCTTTTGAACACGATTGGCCAAAGCTTCCTGAGCTGCCAGGCATCAATTATTCCATGGATGAACAGTGCCGCTTTGATTTTGGTGTTGGCTATAAAATGTGCACAGCG TTCCGAACGTTTGACCCATGCAAGCAGTTGTGGTGCAGCCATCCAGATAACCCGTACTTCTGTAAGACTAAGAAAGGGCCTCCACTCGATGGGACAGAATGTGCCCCTGGGAAA TGGTGCTACAAAGGTCACTGCATGTGGAAGAATGCTAACCAGCTGAAGCAGGATGGCAACTGGGGACCCTGGACAAAATTTGGATCCTGTTCACGAACCTGTGGAACTGGAGTTCGCTTCCGAACACGCCAGTGCAACAATCCAAT GGAGCCAGGATCATTCTTGAAGAATTCAAGAATTTCCAGAGGAAAGCCTGTGGAAAACCATCCCACGAAGGATTTAGCTGATGT GCCGATTAATGGAGGTGAAGATTGTGCTGGTGTCAATTTTGAATTTCAACTCTGCAATACAGAAGAGTGTCCAAAGCACTTTGAGGATTTCAGAGCACAGCAATGTCAGCAACGCAATTCCCACTTTGAGTATCAGAACAGCAAACACCACTGGCTGCCATATGAACACCCTGACT CTAATAAGAGATGCCACCTGTACTGCCAATCCAAAGAAACAGGAGATGTTGCTTATATGAAACAGCTGGCACATGATGGGACTCGCTGTTCCTATAAAGATCCCTACAGCATTTGTGTTCGTGGAGAATGTGTG aagGTGGGTTGTGACAAGGAAATTGGCTCCAATAAGGCTGAAGATAAGTGTGGTGTCTGTGGTGGAGATAACTCTCATTGCCGAACTGTGAAAGGAACCTTTACCCGCACTCCCAAAAAGCTTG GGTACCTTAAGATGTTTGATATCCCTCCTGGTGCTCGACATGTGTTTATCCAAGAAGACGAGGCTTCTCCTCACTTTCTTG CAATTAAGAACCAGGCTACAGGACACTATATTCTGaatgggaagggggaggaggccAGATCCCGATCTTTCATCGACCTGGGCGTGGAGTGGGAATACAACATAGAAGACGACATAGAAACTCTTCACACTGATGGGCCTTTGCATGATGCAGTAGTTGTGCTG ATCATTCCTCGGGAGAATGACACAAGATCTAGCCTGACTTATAAATACATCATTCACGAGGATTCAGTGCCAACTATCAACAGCAACAACGTCCTACAGGAGGAAATAGATACTTTTGAGTGGGCATTAAAGAGTTGGTCGCAGTGCTCCAAACCCTGTGGTGGAG GGTTCCAGTATACCAAATATGGGTGCCGCAGGAAAAGTGATAACAAAATGGTTCATCGCAGCTTCTGTGAAGCCAGTAAAAAGCCAAAGCCCATTCGTAGAATGTGCAATCTTCAGGAATGCACACAGCCTCT GTGGTCAGCAGATGAGTGGGAATACTGCACAAAAACCTGTGGGAATTCAGGCTACCAGATCCGTACTGTGCGTTGCATTCAACCCCTCCATGATGGCGCAAACCGCTCTGTCCACTTCAAGTACTGCAGTGGAGATCGCCCTGAGAGTCGCAGGCCATGCAACCGCGTACCATGCCCCGCACAGTGGAAGGCTGGACCCTGGTCTGAG TGTTCTGTGACTTGTGGGGAGGGCACCGAGACCCGGCAGATCATATGCCGTGCTGGTGACCATTGTGATGGAGAAAAGCCAGAATCAGTGAGGACTTGTAAACTCGCTCCCTGTAATG ATGAACCCTGTATGGGAGACAAATCTATCTTCTGTCAGATGGAAGTGCTTGCACGGTACTGTTCCATCCCTGGCTACAACAAGCTGTGCTGTGAGTCCTGCAGCAAGCGCAGCAGCACCCTCCCACCTCCATTCCTTACCGAGGCTGCTGAAACTGAAGAGGAAGCACTGTTTGATCACAGTGACCTGCCTAGGGCTTTGGCGATGCCAACACCGTCAGTGCCCCGCTACGCAGAGCTCCTGCCTGGGCGAAGTTCTCTGGGCAGGCTTCGCTTCGCAGAAGAGGATGCAGATACACGCGTCTCCCCATCAAACACTAAGCCTAAAGGTGCTGAGTTTCTGCGATGGAGAGTTCCTCAGGCAAGCAAGACTTCTaggctgtttgcttttctacaCCAGCCACCTGCCAACAGCAGCAGTCTTGGCCCTCGTAACGCCCTtgctttggcagcagcagttcctgtGGTGCCACTTAATAACACCATGGTGGGTGCTCCTTCTCCATCAAGAACATCACGGAAGGGTGAGAAGCACGTTGACAAGGGATGGCCTTCGAGGTCCTCCACTGTGGAAAGATGA